The Antarcticibacterium sp. 1MA-6-2 genome has a window encoding:
- a CDS encoding DUF6155 family protein produces the protein MIKKALKKYLSTLKKEQLEEQVMDLYQRFGDVRTFYNFIFNPKEDKLVGEAKFKISKEYFPPNKRRAKARRSIAHKQIKNFLTLGVEPTLVADLMLYNIEIAQTYSADNRLIPDAFIKSIFKSFEQAVDYIIQNGLTSQFVVRILKVKEEAKFQRWNNSEKFEALLDKFE, from the coding sequence ATGATTAAGAAAGCTTTAAAAAAATACCTATCTACGTTAAAAAAGGAACAACTGGAGGAGCAGGTAATGGATCTTTACCAAAGATTTGGAGATGTGCGTACCTTTTATAATTTCATATTCAACCCCAAAGAAGATAAACTTGTAGGCGAGGCAAAATTTAAAATCTCGAAAGAATATTTCCCGCCTAATAAACGCAGGGCAAAAGCACGGCGCTCTATCGCTCACAAACAAATTAAAAATTTTCTTACTCTGGGAGTAGAGCCTACTTTGGTAGCAGATCTAATGCTCTATAACATTGAAATTGCTCAGACTTACAGTGCAGATAATCGCTTAATTCCGGATGCCTTTATAAAAAGCATTTTCAAATCTTTTGAGCAAGCTGTTGATTACATAATTCAAAATGGTTTAACTTCCCAATTCGTTGTAAGAATACTAAAAGTGAAAGAGGAAGCTAAATTTCAAAGATGGAATAACTCCGAAAAATTTGAAGCTCTTTTGGACAAATTTGAATGA
- the cysM gene encoding cysteine synthase CysM translates to MSNSILNLIGNTPLVETTTLIKNPKVTLLLKLEGQNPGGSVKDRAAYNMIKSALDRGEITRETKLIEATSGNTGIALAMIAGIFKLNIELVMPENSTIERVQTMKAYGAKVTLTSADSGIEGARDYAEEKVEREKLFMINQFSNNDNWQAHYKTTGPEIWRDTNGQITHFVSSMGTTGTIMGTSTFLKEKNSQVQIVGVQPADEAKIPGIRKWPEAYLPKIFDPKKVDKVLEVTEDEAKEMTRRLAKDEGVFAGMSSGGATAAAVRLCEEIEEGVVVSIICDRGDRYLSSDLFG, encoded by the coding sequence ATGAGTAACTCTATTCTTAATCTCATAGGAAACACTCCTTTAGTAGAGACTACCACCTTAATTAAAAATCCTAAAGTTACTTTACTGCTTAAGCTGGAAGGGCAAAACCCGGGAGGGAGTGTAAAAGATCGTGCCGCTTACAATATGATAAAAAGTGCATTAGACCGGGGGGAAATTACAAGGGAGACGAAATTAATTGAAGCAACGAGTGGAAATACTGGAATAGCATTAGCAATGATCGCAGGAATTTTCAAATTAAACATCGAGTTGGTGATGCCCGAGAATTCTACCATTGAAAGGGTGCAAACTATGAAAGCTTATGGTGCTAAAGTTACTTTAACATCTGCTGATTCGGGAATAGAAGGAGCCAGGGATTATGCTGAAGAAAAAGTTGAAAGGGAAAAGCTTTTTATGATCAATCAATTCAGCAACAACGACAATTGGCAGGCACATTATAAAACCACGGGTCCTGAAATATGGCGGGATACTAATGGCCAAATCACACATTTTGTTTCATCCATGGGTACAACCGGAACGATTATGGGAACCTCGACTTTCCTTAAAGAAAAAAATTCACAGGTCCAAATAGTAGGAGTACAGCCCGCAGATGAAGCAAAAATTCCAGGCATTAGAAAATGGCCGGAGGCTTACCTTCCAAAAATATTTGATCCTAAAAAAGTTGATAAGGTATTGGAGGTGACTGAAGATGAAGCAAAAGAGATGACACGCCGCCTCGCTAAAGATGAAGGAGTTTTCGCGGGAATGAGTAGTGGGGGAGCTACTGCTGCAGCGGTACGACTATGTGAGGAAATTGAAGAAGGAGTGGTAGTTTCAATAATTTGTGACAGAGGTGACAGATACCTTTCTTCTGATCTTTTCGGGTAA
- a CDS encoding T9SS type B sorting domain-containing protein — translation MPVIHLDNFTELKLSSLCENSSYEFSAYLLNVHDPGSGVCPNGGIPINVRFEIWDETDTNKLKEGSTGTINSSFTPIWKQYALTFQTVAGQNSVILKMFNNGEGGCGNDLAIDDITFRSCGDFTEVLTVSGENSVTICAEDTPQSFTLEATPDFSVYTQHFFQWQESLQNEIWTDIPGKTDAVFVTPQLSSSKYYRVKVAEAEVNLANNLCSSVSEAFFAEVIETPNPPVSSGDVVICGNAEISSLRVNVSSGEVVNWYDAASGGNLLSAGTSSFLPTEEGTYYAEAVKNSSCEPSSRTAVTLTINSVPEVEDEILQLCSEGSLELNAGVGNMNYLWSTGETSQSINTMVAGNFRVTITTQEGCSISKNFDVVPVEVPVIQQVRSEGSTVIVELENPERFEFSLDGTNFQLSNVFNSVRGGIYTAYVRDLQQCNTLSLQFPHIVVSQFITPNNDGSNDFFELRGVEYFEFSEIRLFDRYGKLLKSGKGVGFRWDGTFNGRPLPAEDYWYEILIEGFRNIKGHFSLVR, via the coding sequence ATGCCAGTTATACATCTGGACAATTTTACAGAACTGAAATTGTCGAGTTTGTGTGAAAATTCGAGCTACGAATTTTCAGCTTATCTATTAAATGTACACGACCCCGGAAGCGGTGTTTGTCCTAATGGAGGAATTCCCATTAACGTGCGGTTTGAAATTTGGGATGAGACTGATACTAATAAATTAAAAGAGGGGAGTACAGGAACTATAAACTCCAGTTTTACCCCAATCTGGAAGCAATATGCTTTAACTTTTCAAACTGTCGCGGGACAAAATTCTGTAATCCTAAAGATGTTCAACAACGGGGAAGGCGGTTGTGGTAATGATTTAGCTATTGATGATATTACCTTTAGATCCTGTGGAGATTTTACTGAAGTGTTAACCGTGAGTGGTGAAAACTCAGTGACTATTTGTGCTGAAGATACTCCACAAAGTTTTACTCTTGAAGCCACTCCCGACTTTTCTGTGTATACCCAACATTTTTTTCAGTGGCAGGAAAGCCTTCAAAACGAAATCTGGACAGATATACCGGGTAAGACAGACGCCGTTTTTGTTACTCCTCAATTGTCCTCTTCAAAATATTATCGAGTCAAGGTAGCAGAAGCTGAAGTAAACCTGGCGAATAATTTATGTAGTTCTGTCTCAGAAGCTTTTTTTGCTGAAGTAATAGAAACCCCTAATCCTCCTGTAAGCTCTGGTGATGTTGTAATTTGTGGTAATGCTGAAATATCTTCCTTAAGAGTGAACGTTTCTTCAGGAGAAGTTGTGAACTGGTACGATGCAGCTTCAGGAGGAAATCTTTTAAGCGCAGGAACTTCTTCGTTTTTACCCACAGAAGAAGGCACCTATTATGCTGAAGCTGTAAAAAATAGTTCCTGCGAACCAAGTTCCCGTACTGCAGTTACTCTCACAATAAATTCTGTTCCTGAAGTGGAGGATGAAATCCTGCAGTTGTGCAGCGAAGGATCCTTAGAGCTAAATGCGGGAGTGGGAAATATGAATTATCTATGGAGTACAGGAGAAACCAGTCAAAGTATAAATACTATGGTTGCAGGAAATTTCAGAGTTACCATAACCACACAGGAAGGTTGTAGTATAAGCAAGAACTTTGATGTTGTACCTGTGGAAGTTCCGGTTATTCAACAAGTTAGATCAGAGGGTAGTACAGTAATAGTTGAACTGGAAAATCCCGAACGCTTTGAATTTTCTTTGGACGGTACGAATTTTCAATTATCAAATGTTTTTAATTCTGTAAGGGGCGGTATATATACGGCTTATGTAAGGGATCTTCAGCAGTGCAATACGTTAAGTCTTCAATTTCCTCATATTGTGGTATCCCAATTTATTACTCCAAATAATGATGGGTCTAATGATTTCTTCGAGCTAAGAGGGGTGGAGTATTTTGAATTTTCAGAAATAAGACTTTTTGACCGTTATGGGAAATTGCTGAAGAGCGGAAAGGGAGTGGGCTTCAGGTGGGATGGTACTTTTAATGGACGACCATTACCTGCTGAAGATTATTGGTACGAAATACTTATAGAGGGTTTCAGAAACATCAAAGGACATTTTAGCTTAGTTAGGTAG
- a CDS encoding FUSC family membrane protein, which produces MNLSFSHIIPALSKFFKSTDFVKGCILGTAITLPIAVGVQLEKFEIGLAISLGALLSSPSDVSGSQRHKNYGIFLSAIWAVVGSLAGGYFIKDSLYGLPILGLVTFCLSYVSVFGFRASFISFSGLFALVLSFANISNVLEIYERALIIGAGGLWYLCLSNLWHWFYPKAHTDENLADTFDLTAQYLQVRGKLISQKEDRSDNILRLLELQTSINEKHEVLRNILISSRTTSGNSNFERKRLLVLIQLIDILEQAMSHPVHYETMDKLREKYPGLIEKFEHLNLKMAESLRSLGASISTIHNLIKFNLNLRLKDINQAILSTLQGDEEDYVILQNLHDYQEKQVHKISEIERLLQNPDLRKIKFMRKDEAVKFITPQEYDPNLLLENFSFKSSVFKHSLRIAIVVMVGFIVGAYFALQNSYWILLTIIVIMRPTYGLTKTRFRERTIGTLIGAVIATGIVLLTHNLILYAILGILSLILAFAMLQKNYRASAVFITLSIVFVYALLEPNVINVIKFRVIDTIIGAGLAALGNTFLWPSWEIYGIKSVIADSVAANREYFKEVIKYYQEKGKIRTSYKLSRKQAFLKMGDLSAAFQRMTQEPKRKQHNLDKFYELTALNHNFLSSLASMGTYIQNHTTTEASGQLLNYAAGIGKHLENSLAVLNSQNNFSQQKVEKQEEAEEYFRQNYKSLQINDRNSGISTGPFHEKITGSPINL; this is translated from the coding sequence TTGAACTTATCATTCTCTCATATTATTCCTGCACTTTCCAAATTTTTCAAAAGTACAGACTTTGTCAAGGGCTGCATTTTAGGTACTGCAATTACATTGCCTATTGCAGTTGGTGTACAGCTGGAGAAATTTGAAATAGGCCTGGCTATTTCTCTTGGAGCTTTACTTAGTTCTCCCAGTGATGTTAGTGGCAGCCAAAGGCATAAGAATTATGGGATTTTTCTATCGGCTATTTGGGCAGTGGTAGGTAGTTTGGCAGGAGGATATTTTATAAAAGATTCTTTGTATGGGTTACCTATTCTGGGCCTGGTTACTTTTTGCTTATCCTATGTTTCAGTTTTTGGTTTCCGGGCTTCTTTTATAAGTTTTTCAGGACTTTTCGCTCTGGTGCTTTCTTTTGCTAATATATCTAATGTTCTAGAGATCTATGAACGTGCATTAATAATAGGAGCCGGGGGATTATGGTATCTCTGCCTTTCAAATCTTTGGCACTGGTTTTATCCAAAAGCCCACACAGATGAAAACCTGGCAGATACTTTTGATCTTACTGCGCAATATCTTCAGGTTAGGGGTAAGCTTATTTCCCAAAAGGAGGATCGAAGCGATAACATCCTTCGCCTTCTTGAACTTCAAACAAGTATTAATGAGAAACACGAAGTTCTTAGGAATATCTTAATATCATCAAGGACCACTTCCGGAAATTCCAATTTTGAAAGAAAAAGGCTTCTTGTACTAATCCAATTAATAGATATTCTTGAACAGGCTATGTCACACCCGGTACATTATGAAACTATGGACAAGCTTAGGGAAAAATACCCCGGTTTAATTGAGAAGTTTGAACACCTCAATTTAAAAATGGCAGAAAGTCTTCGTTCTTTGGGAGCATCAATTTCAACAATTCACAACCTAATCAAATTTAATTTAAATCTTCGATTAAAAGATATAAATCAAGCGATTTTAAGTACCCTTCAAGGCGATGAAGAAGATTATGTAATTCTCCAGAATTTACATGATTACCAGGAAAAGCAAGTGCACAAAATTTCAGAAATAGAACGTCTTCTTCAAAATCCAGATCTTCGGAAGATAAAATTCATGAGGAAGGACGAAGCGGTAAAATTTATTACACCCCAGGAATACGATCCTAATTTACTATTAGAAAACTTCAGCTTTAAATCATCTGTTTTTAAACATTCGCTTCGTATAGCTATAGTTGTAATGGTGGGTTTTATTGTAGGCGCTTATTTTGCTTTACAAAATTCTTACTGGATACTCCTAACGATAATTGTCATTATGCGGCCCACTTATGGGCTCACGAAAACCCGCTTCAGGGAAAGGACCATAGGAACTCTTATAGGAGCTGTAATAGCCACAGGAATTGTTTTACTTACCCATAACCTTATATTGTATGCGATTTTAGGAATACTATCGCTAATCCTTGCCTTTGCAATGTTACAGAAGAATTATCGCGCATCTGCAGTATTTATTACTTTGAGTATAGTGTTTGTCTATGCATTGTTAGAGCCTAATGTAATAAATGTTATAAAATTTAGGGTAATTGATACAATTATTGGGGCAGGGCTTGCCGCTTTAGGAAATACCTTTCTCTGGCCTTCCTGGGAAATTTACGGGATAAAATCTGTGATCGCAGATAGTGTTGCTGCTAACAGGGAATATTTTAAGGAGGTAATAAAATATTATCAGGAAAAGGGAAAAATTCGTACCTCCTACAAGCTTTCACGGAAGCAGGCCTTTTTAAAAATGGGAGATTTAAGTGCTGCTTTCCAACGTATGACCCAGGAACCTAAAAGGAAACAACACAACCTTGATAAATTTTATGAACTTACAGCACTTAATCATAATTTCTTATCTTCACTGGCCTCCATGGGAACCTACATTCAAAATCATACGACTACCGAAGCCTCCGGGCAACTTTTAAACTATGCTGCCGGGATAGGAAAGCACCTCGAAAACTCCCTTGCAGTTTTAAATTCACAAAATAACTTTTCTCAACAAAAAGTTGAAAAACAGGAGGAAGCTGAAGAATATTTCAGGCAAAATTATAAAAGCCTTCAAATTAATGATAGAAATTCAGGTATATCTACAGGCCCTTTTCATGAAAAAATTACAGGAAGCCCAATTAATTTATGA